From the genome of Phytohabitans rumicis, one region includes:
- a CDS encoding DUF6412 domain-containing protein yields MPSVLSLCAYVIGLFAGGTSSTELIAGAALAAVSLLAIAVSFHVAAGRLPGTGRPARLHSAAVREHTRGARLPRLRDPDAAGRARPRAPSARPSAA; encoded by the coding sequence TCATCGGGCTTTTCGCTGGCGGCACCAGCTCGACCGAGCTGATCGCCGGTGCCGCGCTCGCCGCCGTGAGCCTCCTCGCCATCGCGGTCTCCTTCCACGTCGCCGCGGGCCGCCTGCCCGGCACGGGCCGCCCGGCACGACTGCACAGCGCCGCCGTACGCGAGCACACCCGCGGCGCCCGGCTCCCGCGACTGCGCGACCCCGACGCGGCTGGCCGCGCCCGGCCCCGAGCACCGTCCGCGCGCCCCTCGGCCGCGTAG
- a CDS encoding YidC/Oxa1 family membrane protein insertase translates to MLAFAPINGAAGAAYHVVTGLADLIAPLAGTTATAAAIVLFTMLVRLLISPLSWAQIRGQQRQATLAPKLRELQERHRNDPARLRTELATVYREAGTTPLSGCLPALLQAPFFFVMYRLFTTSTINGEGNSLLAERLLGVPLGQHFADGLGGGAGLVFLALFAALAALAWLTSRRMRRAAVPADGPAAAISRVLPLLPFTVLIAAAVMPLAAGLYLVTTTAWTALEQGVLRRFVVVPAG, encoded by the coding sequence ATGCTCGCGTTCGCACCGATCAATGGCGCCGCCGGCGCCGCGTACCACGTCGTCACCGGCCTGGCCGACCTCATCGCCCCGCTGGCCGGGACCACTGCCACCGCCGCCGCCATCGTCCTCTTCACGATGCTCGTCCGCCTGCTGATCTCGCCGCTGAGCTGGGCACAGATCCGCGGCCAGCAGCGCCAGGCCACTCTCGCACCGAAGCTGCGCGAGCTGCAGGAACGCCACCGGAACGACCCGGCCCGGCTACGTACCGAGCTGGCGACGGTCTACCGGGAAGCGGGCACCACGCCGCTGTCCGGATGCCTCCCGGCGTTGCTGCAGGCACCGTTCTTCTTCGTCATGTACCGCCTGTTCACCACGTCGACAATCAACGGGGAGGGCAACAGCCTGCTGGCCGAGCGCCTGCTGGGCGTACCCCTGGGGCAGCATTTCGCCGACGGCCTCGGCGGCGGCGCGGGCCTTGTCTTCCTCGCGCTGTTCGCCGCGCTCGCGGCCCTGGCCTGGCTCACGTCGCGCCGGATGCGGCGGGCCGCGGTGCCCGCAGACGGTCCCGCGGCCGCTATCAGCCGGGTACTGCCGTTGCTGCCGTTCACGGTGTTGATCGCCGCGGCGGTGATGCCGCTCGCGGCCGGGCTCTACCTGGTGACGACGACCGCGTGGACCGCCTTGGAGCAAGGCGTCCTCCGCCGGTTTGTTGTCGTACCCGCTGGCTAG
- a CDS encoding HAD family hydrolase encodes MHQTCPWFRHKRYLLLDFDGPVCRVFANHPASTVAAELRQLLADEGVSLPEAIIAESDPLEILRYSATAGRPGVTRRIEDALRAAELVAVGGAEPTPYAGEVIGAAHRVAIVSNNSAEAVRAYLTAHGLAGSVHAVIGRPYAEPARMKPNPWPVLAALRELGAQPEECVLVGDSTTDIDAAHAARVPAIGYANKPGKRARLARADALIDSMAELATY; translated from the coding sequence ATCCACCAGACATGCCCTTGGTTCAGGCACAAGCGTTACCTGCTGCTCGACTTCGACGGGCCGGTCTGCCGCGTCTTCGCCAACCATCCCGCATCCACCGTCGCGGCCGAGCTGCGGCAACTGCTCGCCGACGAGGGCGTCAGCCTGCCCGAAGCGATAATCGCCGAGTCTGATCCGCTGGAGATCCTCCGCTACTCGGCGACGGCTGGCCGGCCCGGTGTGACCCGCCGGATCGAGGACGCCCTGCGCGCCGCCGAGTTGGTCGCGGTCGGCGGTGCGGAGCCGACGCCGTACGCCGGGGAGGTCATCGGGGCGGCCCACCGGGTCGCGATCGTGTCCAACAACTCCGCCGAGGCGGTCCGTGCCTATCTCACGGCGCACGGGCTGGCCGGCTCCGTGCACGCGGTCATCGGACGGCCGTACGCCGAGCCGGCTCGGATGAAGCCGAATCCGTGGCCGGTGCTGGCGGCACTCCGCGAGCTGGGTGCCCAACCCGAGGAGTGCGTGCTGGTCGGCGACTCCACGACCGACATCGACGCGGCGCACGCCGCTCGGGTCCCGGCCATCGGGTACGCCAACAAGCCGGGCAAGCGCGCCCGCCTCGCCAGGGCGGACGCACTGATCGACAGCATGGCCGAGCTCGCGACCTACTAG
- a CDS encoding DUF6924 domain-containing protein — translation MLTLPDTVGALVLRTDFADDGAWDAVQAACAVPSVDGFAASLSFVGDRAFAAVTAEQVARLPSATYRSFLFLVDDVTVTDPEMPIVAVDLLHTPGNWFRVVPGEMWGIENNLSISNMDFFEFANHADPDGVFRGFAS, via the coding sequence ATGCTGACCTTGCCCGACACGGTGGGCGCGCTCGTGCTCCGTACGGACTTTGCCGACGATGGCGCGTGGGACGCGGTTCAGGCGGCGTGTGCCGTGCCGTCGGTCGATGGGTTCGCGGCCAGTCTGTCCTTCGTCGGCGACCGGGCGTTCGCGGCGGTGACCGCCGAGCAGGTCGCGCGCTTGCCGAGCGCTACCTATCGCAGTTTTCTCTTCCTGGTTGACGACGTCACGGTCACCGATCCCGAGATGCCGATCGTCGCGGTCGACCTGCTCCACACACCGGGGAATTGGTTCCGGGTGGTGCCGGGCGAGATGTGGGGCATCGAAAATAATCTGTCGATTTCCAACATGGACTTCTTTGAGTTTGCCAATCATGCCGACCCGGATGGCGTGTTCCGTGGCTTCGCCTCATAG
- a CDS encoding pyridoxamine 5'-phosphate oxidase family protein, with protein sequence MASWSEFVTDEPRLAEAIRSLMQQYGPGLGYLATVRADGGPRVHPVSPVITDEGLYCFVVDSPKRRDLERDGRYALHSFPPEDSDDEAYLAGRAQVVTDRAKVARLAGNLRAAPQVDWRLFEFTVDVAMLARHGRNGATPFTVGTPERPAVQVWLDPTAASSATASSATASDRRSRRSTCASPGLR encoded by the coding sequence ATGGCATCTTGGTCTGAGTTCGTCACCGATGAGCCCCGCCTGGCCGAGGCGATCCGCTCCCTCATGCAGCAGTACGGTCCGGGTCTGGGCTACCTCGCGACCGTGCGCGCCGACGGCGGACCGCGGGTGCATCCGGTGTCACCGGTGATCACGGACGAGGGCCTCTACTGCTTCGTCGTCGACTCGCCCAAGCGGCGTGACCTGGAGCGCGACGGCCGCTACGCGCTCCACTCCTTCCCGCCCGAGGACAGCGACGACGAGGCGTACCTGGCCGGCCGCGCCCAGGTCGTCACCGACCGCGCCAAGGTGGCCCGCCTCGCCGGCAACCTGCGGGCCGCACCGCAGGTCGACTGGCGGCTGTTCGAGTTCACGGTCGACGTGGCGATGCTGGCCCGGCACGGACGCAACGGCGCCACCCCGTTCACGGTCGGCACGCCCGAGCGCCCCGCGGTGCAGGTGTGGCTCGACCCGACGGCCGCCTCTTCGGCTACGGCGTCCTCGGCTACGGCGTCCGACAGGCGTTCCAGGCGTTCGACCTGCGCGTCGCCTGGCCTGCGGTGA
- the dcd gene encoding dCTP deaminase yields the protein MLLSDRDLVSEIKAGNLALDPFEPDLVQPSSIDVRLDRIFRVFNNHLYTHIDPSVRQDDLTSQVEVPAGQPFVLHPGEFVLASTLEVISLGDQLAGRLEGKSSLGRLGLLTHSTAGFIDPGFSGHVTLELSNVANLPITLWPGMKIGQLCIFRLSSPAEHPYGSSVYGSRYQGQRGPTPSRAWKNWRTWPTAR from the coding sequence ATGCTGCTCTCCGACCGCGACCTCGTCAGCGAGATCAAGGCGGGCAACCTCGCGCTCGACCCGTTCGAGCCGGACCTGGTCCAGCCGTCCAGCATTGACGTCCGGCTGGACCGGATCTTCCGCGTGTTCAACAACCACCTGTACACGCACATCGACCCGTCGGTACGGCAAGACGATCTCACCTCGCAGGTCGAGGTGCCGGCCGGTCAGCCGTTCGTGTTGCATCCGGGCGAGTTCGTGCTGGCCTCCACGCTGGAAGTTATCTCGCTGGGCGACCAGCTTGCCGGCCGCCTCGAGGGGAAGTCGAGCCTGGGCCGTCTCGGCCTGCTGACGCATTCGACCGCCGGTTTCATCGACCCGGGGTTCAGCGGGCACGTCACGCTCGAGCTCTCCAACGTGGCGAACCTGCCGATCACCCTGTGGCCGGGCATGAAGATCGGTCAGCTGTGCATCTTCCGGCTGTCGTCGCCGGCCGAGCACCCGTACGGGTCGAGCGTGTACGGCTCGCGGTACCAGGGTCAGCGCGGGCCCACTCCGAGTAGGGCCTGGAAGAACTGGCGGACCTGGCCGACAGCACGTTAA
- a CDS encoding C40 family peptidase, producing MAGYAARRSIITAFLACAAVLSSGTVVHAAPSPAEIEKQIDAAFEKLEPVLERHNATRIDLAAKRKQADALAKKIAPLQLQIDLAMTRVGEFAVERYKGGNFSAFNALLTSGTPTTFADQLELLDVFARRSQAEVQQVIDLKERYAKQKAPLDALVSQLTEAEADLAVKKKQLDGEIDKLEKARLAAYGSGGGVGELRPAACPYSYDGSAGTKAAKFACAQIGSDYVFGAEGPDAYDCSGLTMKSWQAAGVSLPHNAARQKGTVDPVSSRSNLKVGDLVFYYSDVHHVGIYVGGGYIVDASKPGVPVRMRTINAAPINGYGRPG from the coding sequence GTGGCAGGCTATGCCGCGCGTCGCTCCATCATTACCGCGTTCCTCGCATGCGCCGCCGTGCTGTCCAGCGGCACGGTCGTGCACGCCGCGCCGTCCCCCGCCGAGATCGAGAAGCAGATCGACGCGGCGTTCGAGAAGCTCGAGCCGGTGCTTGAGCGCCACAACGCCACCCGGATCGATCTGGCCGCCAAGCGTAAGCAGGCCGACGCGCTCGCCAAGAAGATCGCGCCGCTGCAACTCCAGATCGACCTGGCGATGACCCGGGTCGGCGAGTTCGCCGTGGAGCGCTACAAGGGCGGAAACTTCTCCGCGTTCAACGCGCTCCTGACGAGCGGCACGCCGACGACGTTCGCCGACCAACTGGAGCTGCTGGACGTCTTCGCCCGCCGTTCCCAGGCCGAAGTCCAGCAGGTCATCGACCTCAAGGAACGCTACGCCAAGCAGAAGGCCCCACTGGACGCGTTGGTCAGCCAGCTGACCGAGGCCGAGGCCGACCTGGCGGTGAAGAAGAAGCAGCTCGACGGCGAGATCGACAAGCTGGAAAAGGCGCGCCTGGCCGCGTACGGCAGCGGTGGCGGCGTCGGTGAGCTGAGGCCCGCGGCGTGCCCGTACTCGTACGACGGCAGCGCCGGCACCAAGGCGGCCAAGTTCGCCTGCGCGCAGATCGGCTCGGATTACGTCTTCGGCGCCGAGGGTCCCGACGCGTACGACTGCTCCGGGCTGACCATGAAGTCCTGGCAGGCCGCCGGCGTCTCGCTGCCGCACAACGCCGCCCGCCAGAAGGGCACGGTCGATCCGGTCAGCAGTCGAAGCAACCTGAAGGTCGGCGATCTCGTCTTCTACTACAGCGACGTCCATCACGTGGGCATCTACGTCGGCGGCGGCTACATCGTGGACGCGTCCAAGCCCGGGGTACCGGTCCGGATGCGCACGATCAACGCCGCGCCGATCAATGGCTACGGCCGACCGGGCTAG
- a CDS encoding LamG domain-containing protein — MSREMHMTRRWGVPLLGLVCVALAATAKPAPGGPPSVSVRYTFDGWFTGSVPDAAGRHPLRTRGVVGFTERGGGWAARFPDRCDGAGCPRAILESGPAPELNPGTRALRYGASVLMTAADAGDGANVVQKGFSTGGVTQLKLQVDGRAGQPSCVVASTTTIYRVIAPVTVTDGRWHALACTRAGSTLSIFVDAVPRGSVHVPPGVSIVNSEPLRIGGKNVSVDNDQYAGLLDDVFLSID, encoded by the coding sequence ATGTCGCGCGAAATGCACATGACGCGCCGATGGGGCGTACCCCTGCTTGGACTGGTGTGTGTGGCGCTGGCCGCGACCGCGAAGCCCGCGCCGGGTGGGCCGCCGTCGGTGTCGGTGCGGTACACGTTCGACGGCTGGTTCACCGGCTCGGTGCCGGATGCCGCCGGGCGGCACCCGCTGCGGACGCGGGGTGTCGTGGGCTTCACCGAGCGCGGCGGCGGGTGGGCGGCACGGTTTCCGGACCGGTGCGACGGCGCCGGCTGCCCCCGGGCGATCCTGGAGAGCGGGCCGGCGCCCGAGCTCAATCCGGGCACCCGCGCGCTGCGCTACGGCGCCTCGGTGCTGATGACGGCCGCCGACGCCGGCGACGGCGCGAACGTTGTGCAGAAAGGGTTTTCGACCGGCGGCGTCACCCAGCTCAAGCTCCAGGTCGACGGCCGCGCCGGCCAGCCGAGCTGCGTGGTCGCCAGCACCACGACGATCTACCGGGTGATCGCGCCGGTGACCGTGACCGACGGCCGGTGGCACGCGCTCGCCTGCACCCGGGCCGGCTCGACGCTGTCGATTTTCGTCGATGCGGTGCCGCGCGGCTCGGTCCACGTGCCGCCCGGGGTGTCCATTGTGAATTCCGAACCGCTGCGAATCGGCGGCAAGAACGTCTCCGTCGACAATGACCAGTACGCCGGACTGCTGGACGACGTGTTTCTGTCTATTGACTAG
- a CDS encoding N-acetylmuramoyl-L-alanine amidase, translated as MLSTAVVGAATLVSTTPAPATSPSTDTRQQEYAAAAAEFGVPESVLLGVSYLESRWDTNAGTPSTSAGYGPMHLTDATYVTSLPGGNHHDDDAEDARGDDARSTKDVASVGVPAPAPEALQTLDRAAALTGATEEALRTSPTENIRGGAALLSAYQESIAGPTGSASDPAAWYGAVARYSGADSADAAAAFADQVFTTIREGVARVTDDGQSVTLAARSVNPARGWLDRLGLRKLARPDGLECPVDISCEWIPAPYQEFLDNNGNPDYGNHDLGNRPKQQKIEYIVIHDTEGYFQPSVNLVLDPKYVSWQYTLRSVDGHIAQHLKAKDVGWHAGNWYVNAKAIGLEHEGFAAQGTWYTEAMYRTSAKLVRYLATRLGIPLDRNHIIGHDNVPGTIPANVRGMHWDPGPYWDWSHYFDLLKAPFRTTGWPGSGMVTIDPDFATNKPAFVGCGSVASQPCTPRGSSAVILHTAPDAASPLLKDIGLRPSGVDATMHVSDHGSRVSAGQTYAVADRQGDWTAIWYLGQKGWFYNPRSAPAAKWATGLVVTPKPGKATIPVYGRAYPEQAAYPTGVPYQAITPLQYTLSAGQRYAVGNVLPGEYYRAVTFDGSSPGDWTVIRSDTKYVQIQFGHRVMFVNLADVQLLPSFL; from the coding sequence GTGCTCAGTACGGCGGTGGTCGGCGCGGCGACGCTGGTGTCGACCACGCCCGCCCCCGCGACCAGCCCATCAACCGACACCCGACAGCAGGAGTACGCGGCCGCCGCGGCGGAGTTCGGCGTACCCGAGAGCGTCCTGCTCGGCGTGTCGTACCTGGAGTCCCGGTGGGACACCAACGCCGGCACGCCCAGCACCAGCGCCGGCTACGGCCCGATGCACCTTACCGACGCCACGTACGTGACGTCGCTACCCGGCGGAAACCACCACGACGACGACGCCGAGGACGCCCGGGGCGACGACGCCCGAAGCACCAAGGACGTCGCCTCGGTGGGTGTGCCGGCGCCCGCTCCCGAGGCGCTGCAGACGCTCGACCGTGCCGCGGCGCTCACCGGCGCGACCGAGGAGGCGCTGCGCACCAGCCCGACCGAGAACATCCGGGGTGGGGCGGCACTCCTTTCCGCGTACCAGGAAAGCATCGCTGGACCGACGGGGAGCGCGAGCGACCCGGCGGCCTGGTACGGCGCGGTGGCCAGGTACAGCGGCGCGGACAGTGCCGATGCCGCGGCGGCCTTTGCCGACCAGGTCTTCACGACGATCCGCGAGGGCGTCGCGCGGGTGACCGACGACGGGCAGAGCGTGACGCTGGCCGCGCGGAGCGTCAACCCGGCGCGCGGCTGGCTGGACCGGCTCGGGCTGCGCAAGCTGGCCCGCCCGGACGGCCTGGAGTGCCCGGTGGACATCTCCTGCGAGTGGATTCCGGCGCCGTACCAGGAGTTCCTGGACAACAACGGCAACCCCGACTACGGCAACCACGACCTGGGCAACCGGCCCAAGCAGCAGAAGATCGAGTACATCGTCATCCACGACACCGAGGGGTACTTCCAGCCCTCCGTCAACTTGGTACTGGATCCAAAATATGTGAGCTGGCAGTACACGCTGCGCTCGGTCGACGGGCACATCGCCCAGCACCTCAAGGCCAAGGACGTGGGCTGGCACGCCGGCAACTGGTACGTCAACGCCAAGGCGATCGGGCTGGAGCACGAGGGCTTCGCCGCGCAGGGCACCTGGTACACCGAGGCGATGTACCGCACGTCGGCGAAGCTGGTGCGGTACCTGGCGACGCGGCTCGGCATCCCGCTGGACCGCAACCACATCATCGGCCACGACAACGTGCCCGGCACCATCCCGGCGAACGTGCGCGGCATGCACTGGGACCCGGGTCCGTACTGGGACTGGTCGCACTACTTCGACCTGCTGAAGGCTCCATTTAGGACGACCGGTTGGCCGGGCAGCGGCATGGTGACGATCGACCCGGACTTCGCGACCAACAAGCCGGCGTTCGTCGGGTGCGGCAGCGTCGCGTCCCAGCCGTGCACGCCGCGCGGATCCTCGGCGGTCATCCTGCACACCGCGCCGGACGCGGCTTCGCCGCTGCTCAAGGACATCGGGTTGCGGCCGAGCGGCGTGGACGCCACCATGCACGTCTCCGACCACGGCTCCCGGGTGTCGGCCGGGCAGACGTACGCCGTCGCCGACCGGCAGGGCGACTGGACGGCGATCTGGTACCTCGGGCAGAAGGGATGGTTCTACAACCCGCGGTCGGCGCCGGCCGCGAAGTGGGCCACCGGGCTCGTGGTGACGCCCAAGCCGGGCAAGGCGACGATTCCGGTGTACGGGCGGGCCTATCCGGAGCAGGCCGCGTACCCGACGGGCGTGCCGTACCAGGCCATCACGCCGTTGCAGTACACGCTGTCGGCGGGGCAGCGGTACGCGGTCGGCAACGTCCTGCCGGGCGAGTACTACCGGGCGGTGACGTTCGACGGGTCGTCACCGGGTGACTGGACGGTGATCCGCAGCGACACCAAGTACGTGCAGATCCAGTTCGGCCACCGGGTCATGTTCGTGAACCTGGCCGACGTGCAGTTGCTCCCGTCGTTCCTCTAG
- a CDS encoding C40 family peptidase yields the protein MVSLLPAVPAQAEPTVDEIEAQIDAKWEQLEPVIEQYNKVHSQLKTNQQKAADLRDRIQPLQLQANLALVRIGSIASRYYMTGPTSDVNALLSTGSPTTFTDQLTILDMLAAKERAQVADVVAAREKLDTEKQRLDALITQQQKQDAELGARKKQIDGEIAKLQKLRDSAIGTSSKSSLYIGACPAVYIGGAAGTAVRTACNQIGKPYVWGADGPGSFDCSGLTQYAWGKAGVSLTHHAADQWNEGAVIGRDSARPGDLVFFYSDLHHVGMYVGNGLMVHAPRSGKPVQMATIDTMPLRGFRRPS from the coding sequence ATGGTGTCTTTGCTGCCCGCCGTCCCTGCCCAAGCCGAGCCCACCGTCGATGAGATCGAGGCGCAGATCGACGCCAAGTGGGAGCAGCTCGAACCCGTCATCGAGCAATACAACAAGGTGCACAGCCAGCTCAAGACCAACCAGCAGAAGGCGGCCGACCTCCGCGACCGGATCCAGCCGTTGCAGTTGCAGGCCAACCTGGCGCTGGTACGCATCGGCTCGATCGCCTCGCGGTACTACATGACCGGGCCCACCTCCGACGTGAACGCGCTGCTGTCGACGGGGTCGCCGACCACGTTCACCGACCAGCTCACGATCCTGGACATGCTGGCCGCGAAGGAGCGTGCGCAGGTCGCCGACGTGGTGGCCGCGCGGGAAAAGCTCGACACCGAAAAGCAGCGGCTGGACGCGCTGATCACCCAGCAGCAGAAGCAGGACGCCGAGTTGGGCGCGCGCAAGAAGCAGATCGACGGCGAAATCGCCAAGCTGCAGAAGCTGCGGGACAGCGCGATTGGTACTTCCTCGAAGAGCTCGCTCTACATCGGAGCGTGCCCGGCTGTCTACATCGGAGGCGCGGCCGGCACGGCGGTGCGTACGGCCTGCAACCAGATCGGAAAGCCGTACGTGTGGGGCGCGGACGGGCCGGGTTCGTTCGACTGCTCTGGGCTCACCCAGTACGCCTGGGGCAAGGCGGGCGTGAGCCTGACTCACCACGCAGCCGACCAGTGGAACGAGGGCGCGGTGATCGGCCGCGACAGCGCCCGCCCGGGCGACCTGGTCTTCTTCTACAGCGACCTGCACCACGTGGGCATGTACGTGGGCAACGGACTGATGGTGCACGCCCCGCGATCGGGCAAGCCGGTGCAGATGGCCACCATCGACACCATGCCGTTGCGCGGCTTCCGCCGCCCGAGCTGA